One window of the Tissierella sp. genome contains the following:
- the codY gene encoding GTP-sensing pleiotropic transcriptional regulator CodY, translated as MESLLQKTRRLNKSLQGYGSKAVSFSDLSEILSSILDANVYIASTSGKVLGYELAAGFDCDIIQSEIVKEKRFPKKYNDELLMYGETKENMREVTDCVFDQVSECAYPDKIATVIPINSVGKRLGTLVLARFGKDFTEDDLVLAEYSATVVGMEILRSKNDEIEEEARKKSIVQMAIGTLSYSELEAMEHIFNELDGNEGLLVASKIADRVGITRSVIVNALRKFESAGVIESRSLGMKGTHIKILNDKLLGELLKTKD; from the coding sequence TTGGAAAGTTTATTACAAAAAACTAGAAGGTTAAACAAATCATTACAAGGATATGGATCTAAGGCAGTTTCTTTTTCAGATTTAAGCGAAATTTTAAGTAGTATTCTAGATGCAAATGTATATATAGCTAGCACTAGTGGAAAAGTATTAGGTTATGAACTAGCAGCTGGATTTGATTGTGATATAATTCAATCAGAAATAGTAAAGGAAAAGAGATTTCCGAAGAAATATAATGATGAATTACTTATGTATGGTGAAACAAAGGAAAATATGAGAGAAGTCACTGATTGTGTTTTCGACCAAGTGTCTGAATGTGCTTACCCAGATAAAATTGCTACTGTAATTCCAATAAATAGTGTAGGCAAGCGATTAGGGACTTTAGTTTTAGCTAGATTTGGCAAGGATTTCACAGAAGATGATCTTGTACTAGCAGAATATAGCGCTACTGTAGTAGGTATGGAAATATTGAGATCTAAAAACGATGAGATTGAGGAAGAAGCTCGCAAGAAATCAATAGTTCAAATGGCTATAGGAACTCTATCTTATTCCGAACTTGAAGCGATGGAGCATATTTTTAATGAATTAGATGGCAATGAAGGATTGCTTGTAGCAAGTAAGATTGCAGATAGAGTTGGAATAACTAGATCTGTTATAGTTAATGCTTTGAGAAAATTTGAAAGCGCAGGAGTGATTGAATCTAGGTCATTAGGAATGAAAGGAACACATATTAAAATCTTAAATGATAAATTGTTAGGTGAACTACTAAAAACAAAGGATTAA